CGGTTCTGTATGGAACTCCGATCCCGACGTTCGTTGTTCCTGCACTCCTTCGGGCGACGGATGCGGCAGGACGGACCGGGCTCCGGTCCCGCCTCCTCCGCGAATATTCCTCCGTGCCGTGGGTCCGGGAGACAACGTTCGCAAAAGAGGGGCATATTCTTTTTGTGGGGTATGATGGCCGGATTTTTCATCTTGTCTCGAACCGGATCGTCCTGCCCCTTCCGCTTTTTGGAACCCTGTCGATGGTCAGTTTCAATCTTCCGAAACCGGCGGGAGGAGGGACGAGCGTTTCGGATTACCGGATCGACATCCGGAACGACCAGAGTCAGACGGTCGCGTCCGTCCATTCGGAAGAAGCGGAAAACCTCGATGCCATCGGGAAGACGAACTTTCAGGATCATCTGAAGAGAATCGTCCTTCGGGAGGCGGTTCGGGCGATTTTGAAAACCACGGAAGAAGTGGTTGCCCAGCGGGAAGGGGAGAGATACGGGGGGATCCTGGGGTTTCTGGGGGCGATGATTGTGGGAGATGTCGCAAACGTGGCGTCCGACGAGGCCGACACCCGATCCTGGCAAACCCTCCCTGCAGTCTTTTCGTTCGCCGAAGCGGATGTCGCTCCCGGGAGCTACTGGGTGACCGTCACGGAATCCGGAGGGAGCGGACATGTGCAAAAACAGCGTGTCACCCTCACCGCGGGACAGTACCTCCTGATCCGCGACGTGGATGGGCAATAGATCGTTTTTTCTCGTTTAAGAATGGTTTGAGAATGGATGTTACAAACGCTTGATATTGTCCTGCGAGAAGGATTATCATCCCCGAACAGTCCCTAGATGTGGTAGGGAAACTCAGTACTGATACAATATATTGTATTTCTGAGGTCTCTTTTGGGGGGCCCTTGCGGTCCGTTTTATCATTTTTCAGCTGTCAACACCATGCAGGGGGTCGATTATGGAAAGCAATGTAACCCTGAGTCTTTCAGACAATGCCTTGAAAGTTCTCGAGAAGCGCTATCTGGGAAAGGACGAGGCCGGGATTGTCCGGGAAAATCCTGAACAGATGTTTCGACGAATCGCCGATGCCATCGCCAGCTCCAACAGTCAGTCTTCGGAACGGGAATTTCTGGCGGAAGAGTATTACCGTTTCATGGCCAGCCTGGATTTTCTGCCGAACTCTCCGACCATCATGAATGCCGGCCGTCCTCTCGGACAACTGTCGGCCTGTTTCGTGCTTCCGGTCGGGGATTCGATGCCGGAAATCTTTGACACGGTCAAGGCGACCGCCCTGATTCACCAGACGGGAGGCGGAACGGGATTCTCTTTTTCGCGTCTCCGTCCAAAAGGAGCGGTGGTCCGGTCGACCGGGGGACAGGCTTCGGGCCCTGTATCCTTTATGAAGGTCATCAATGCATCGACGGATGCGATCAAACAGGGAGGAACGAGAAGGGGCGCGAACATGGGCATCCTGCGCGTCGACCATCCGGATATCCTTGAATTCATCGACTGCAAGATGGATCTGACCCAGGTCACGAATTTCAACATTTCCGTCGCCATCACGGATGTCTTCATGAAAGCGGTC
This portion of the Leptospirillum ferriphilum genome encodes:
- a CDS encoding COG3014 family protein: MRSFPLSPGILAISLFLASCAPPVSQYRHYYDTLSIYPGSGPDPALVRTIEKAKGSYPDRDRVLYWMDAGMAHDVVGQFADSEREFRDAERMERQLFTKSVTNIALSYQTNDLVLPFRGMPFERVMINLVNSFNYAGQGDWNGALVETRKIREKLVRYNRRYPKANLAGGKYSRSESIAQELLARHNIPSNVHQLNHYTDDAFARFLSGVYQEAEVNTGGVDYQSAMISYRKALDTYRKNAVLYGTPIPTFVVPALLRATDAAGRTGLRSRLLREYSSVPWVRETTFAKEGHILFVGYDGRIFHLVSNRIVLPLPLFGTLSMVSFNLPKPAGGGTSVSDYRIDIRNDQSQTVASVHSEEAENLDAIGKTNFQDHLKRIVLREAVRAILKTTEEVVAQREGERYGGILGFLGAMIVGDVANVASDEADTRSWQTLPAVFSFAEADVAPGSYWVTVTESGGSGHVQKQRVTLTAGQYLLIRDVDGQ